From the genome of Bactrocera dorsalis isolate Fly_Bdor unplaced genomic scaffold, ASM2337382v1 BdCtg246, whole genome shotgun sequence, one region includes:
- the LOC105232655 gene encoding uncharacterized protein LOC105232655 encodes MKQIPQIIEKLTIPVNIKPTVHKHFLTSIFFYLFFSFSIFHINCVFMYKSHKYKGYKSSVDSYFKGSCSKYKTMRQIIILASLVACCVAAPASQQTTTVVKDHDLPLERPSPINPDVPSDPKPAEKITKITDPSEIVKHKREAEDNPYDHITRFAPTALPIRQNENKHSQESSEHSLEADSTHHRQKRENGQKKETRKSSKVSVPTPIPSRKAHPGPAPARDLPKSRQRRQVDPHLIGASTVPVAPLLYIDEKNKSTEEEVQHETNSEDPVVSEVGDHTEAHESESADVATPVKRDIPVPLVPKYHHPEESPKSGDNAEKEQKNSSEEDSNSKESSESNESHADSKEKKPVIQSPNLPVDHQQDPHIPAQASHTTINKEELEEHTTPVLEQSKPAEVQNITSAIEHVNEPLVEQLAGVLPTEVIAYETPASKETVTIKHPIPVAELFSNHKPA; translated from the exons ATGAAGCAAattc CACAAATTATCGAAAAGTTAACAATTCCTGTAAACATTAAGCCGACAGTGCACAAACATTTTCTCACTTCaatcttcttttatttatttttctcattttcaattttccatatTAACTGTGTGTTTATGTATAAAAGCCATAAATATAAAGGTTACAAGAGTAGTGTTGATTCATATTTCAAAGGTTCATGCAGCAAATATAAAACGATGCGACAGATT ataatattGGCCAGTTTGGTGGCTTGCTGCGTTGCGGCTCCTGCCTCACAACAAACTACAACGGTAGTTAAAGACCACGATTTACCGCTAGAGCGTCCTAGTCCTATTAATCCCGATGTACCCAGTGATCCCAAGCCTGCTGAGAAGATCACCAAGATCACTGACCCGAGCGAGATTGTGAAACATAAACGTGAAGCTGAGGACAACCCTTATGATCATATAACACGTTTTGCTCCAACTGCGCTACCTATCAGACAAAACGAAAATAAGCATTCACAAGAGTCAAGCGAGCACAGTTTGGAGGCTGATTCGACTCATCATCGTCAAAAGCGAGAAAATGGGCAAAAGAAAGAAACGAGAAAGTCTTCAAAAGTATCTGTGCCCACACCTATACCATCCCGCAAAGCTCATCCTGGCCCAGCGCCTGCTCGCGATTTACCCAAATCTCGACAACGTCGTCAAGTAGATCCCCATCTAATTGGAGCATCTACAGTACCAGTGGCACCACTTCTTTATattgatgaaaaaaataaatcaactgAAGAAGAGGTTCAACATGAAACAAATTCTGAAGATCCAGTTGTATCAGAAGTTGGTGACCACACTGAAGCTCACGAATCAGAGAGCGCAGATGTAGCAACGCCAGTTAAACGTGATATACCAGTTCCGTTAGTGCCAAAATATCACCATCCTGAGGAGTCACCAAAGAGCGGCGACAATGCAGAAAAAGAACAGAAAAATAGTAGTGAGGAGGACAGTAATTCAAAAGAAAGTAGTGAAAGTAATGAAAGCCATGCAGACTCTAAGGAAAAGAAACCAGTGATCCAATCACCAAATCTGCCCGTAGATCATCAACAAGATCCACATATCCCAGCACAAGCTTCACACACCACGATTAACAAAGAAGAGTTAGAAGAACACACTACACCAGTTTTAGAGCAAAGCAAACCTGCTGAGGTGCAAAACATTACATCTGCTATAGAGCATGTAAATGAACCACTCGTGGAACAGCTAGCCGGCGTTTTGCCAACTGAAGTCATCGCTTATGAAACTCCTGCTAGCAAAGAGACTGTCACTATTAAACATCCCATACCGGTTGCTGAATTGTTTTCAAA TCATAAACCGGCATAG
- the LOC105232656 gene encoding biogenesis of lysosome-related organelles complex 1 subunit 4, with translation MVEQAAEGYAKILQSINLDREINPICMSIEDMLARLDEFETLLSSVRAENNSILENHVSGILAFSDNFQKLRERIDKLEQFVDKVNTNVNEVEKSLDVAELELNVTDYSLKGLLIKPLLAKAKASSISSESPEQPQSNLKDGEFQPVQVFQTSAHFDNSQISYSEEAQEYEAS, from the exons ATGGTTGAACAGGCTGCGGAGGGCTatgcaaaaattttgcaaagcaTTAATTTGGATCGAGAG ATTAATCCGATTTGTATGAGTATTGAGGATATGCTGGCACGACTGGACGAATTCGAAACTCTGCTTTCGAGT GTGCGTGCAGAAAACAACAGCATTTTGGAGAATCACGTCAGCGGCATTCTTGCTTTTAGCGATAATTTTCAGAAACTACGCGAACGCATAGATAAGTTGGAACAGTTTGTAGATAAAGTAAACACTAATGTCAATGAGGTAGAAAAGTCACTGGATGTTGCGGAGCTTGAGTTGAATGTTACAGATTATAGTTTAAAGGGTTTACTTATTAAACCACTCCTGGCCAAAGCCAAGGCATCGAGTATTTCTTCTGAGTCGCCGGAGCAGCCGCAAAGTAACTTAAAAGATGGAGAATTTCAACCGGTACAAGTGTTTCAAACAAGTGCACACTTTGATAACAGCCAAATTAGTTATAGTGAGGAGGCACAAGAATATGAAGCTAGTTAG